The Candidatus Methanosuratincola sp. genome window below encodes:
- a CDS encoding 4Fe-4S binding protein translates to MVSVKVDPEKCNGDAICISICPVSVFELNDNKAVPVREQDCILCMACVAQCPTQAIEVKE, encoded by the coding sequence ATGGTGTCCGTAAAAGTCGACCCTGAAAAGTGCAACGGAGACGCGATCTGCATCTCAATATGCCCGGTAAGCGTGTTCGAGCTCAATGACAACAAGGCAGTGCCCGTCAGGGAGCAGGACTGCATCCTCTGCATGGCCTGCGTCGCACAGTGCCCTACCCAGGCGATAGAGGTAAAAGAGTGA
- the nth gene encoding endonuclease III, with translation MEPGEILRAMKAALAGGGETALAAVEERLRDPFAVLIATVLSHRTRDEKTSEAAARLFEKFRTPQELADADEAEVAGLIRGVGFYRNKARAVIRIAKEINEKHGGKVPNSLEELMELPSVGRKTANCTLVYGFGLEAIPVDTHVHRIANRLGLVETESPEETERRLMEIFPRSAWKEVNDTFVMFGKRTCRPVGPRCPSCPLKGFCKHYRIGRGQSPKPKGGKSERRL, from the coding sequence TTGGAGCCAGGGGAGATCCTGCGTGCAATGAAGGCTGCGCTTGCGGGCGGCGGGGAGACCGCGCTTGCGGCGGTCGAGGAGCGGCTCAGGGATCCGTTCGCGGTACTGATAGCGACCGTCCTCTCCCACAGGACCAGGGACGAGAAGACGTCCGAGGCGGCGGCGAGGCTCTTCGAGAAGTTCAGGACTCCGCAAGAGCTGGCCGATGCCGACGAGGCTGAGGTCGCGGGACTGATACGCGGGGTCGGATTCTACAGGAACAAGGCTCGGGCAGTGATCAGGATTGCAAAGGAGATAAACGAGAAGCACGGCGGCAAGGTCCCCAACAGCCTCGAGGAGTTGATGGAGCTCCCTTCGGTCGGCAGAAAGACCGCGAACTGCACGCTGGTCTACGGATTCGGTTTGGAGGCGATCCCGGTGGACACGCATGTACACAGGATTGCGAACCGGCTCGGGCTCGTCGAAACTGAGAGCCCGGAGGAGACCGAGAGGAGGCTGATGGAGATATTCCCCAGGAGCGCATGGAAGGAGGTAAACGACACATTCGTGATGTTCGGGAAGAGGACATGCAGGCCGGTTGGGCCGAGGTGCCCGAGCTGCCCGCTAAAGGGATTCTGCAAACATTACAGGATCGGGCGTGGTCAGTCACCAAAACCAAAAGGGGGAAAATCGGAACGACGACTATAA
- a CDS encoding Snf7 family protein encodes MPNNISDKWQRQEKESAADRVRDQIVPQPPMSERLNLAKRKLQEQIQHLDRVSQRLSAKDKDLYERMVKAYGEHDTQRAQLIANELAELRKIEQKTQYGKYALERAYTRIEMAKDFGDMVAALVPVGQVVKSVKGTLGEFLPSTDAALGELSGIMNDTLVSFSNITGESLITGPVSEDADKILKEAAAVAESRLKDKLPGAGTDQPLTDIQ; translated from the coding sequence ATGCCAAATAACATTTCTGATAAGTGGCAGAGACAGGAGAAGGAGTCTGCGGCAGACCGTGTGAGGGATCAGATCGTCCCGCAGCCCCCGATGAGCGAACGCCTCAACCTCGCGAAGAGGAAGCTCCAGGAGCAGATCCAGCACCTCGACAGGGTTTCGCAGAGACTCAGCGCCAAGGACAAGGACCTCTACGAGAGGATGGTAAAGGCTTACGGGGAGCACGATACCCAGCGGGCGCAGCTGATCGCCAACGAGCTCGCAGAGCTGAGGAAGATCGAGCAGAAGACCCAGTACGGGAAGTACGCCCTCGAGAGGGCGTATACGCGCATCGAGATGGCAAAGGACTTCGGCGACATGGTCGCGGCGCTCGTCCCGGTCGGGCAGGTTGTTAAGAGCGTCAAGGGCACCCTCGGCGAGTTCCTGCCGTCCACAGACGCCGCCCTCGGCGAGCTCTCGGGGATAATGAACGACACGCTCGTTTCGTTCTCGAACATCACGGGCGAGTCGCTCATCACCGGACCCGTCAGCGAGGACGCCGACAAGATACTGAAGGAGGCCGCCGCAGTCGCGGAGAGCAGGTTGAAGGACAAGCTCCCGGGCGCAGGAACCGACCAACCGCTGACCGACATCCAGTAA
- the map gene encoding type II methionyl aminopeptidase, giving the protein MLAQYAPAGLWSRLFDEEDVEKLLLAGKIARTVRQAVPRMVFHGASVLGICEWVESEIARMGGSPAFPCNVSINEVGAHYTSPPSDTTVVPDGSLVKVDLGVHIDGFIADTAVTISVGSEFEDMIKAVELALERGVQAVKVGAKIGEVGPLVERTIRSMGYKPIRNLTGHQIEQYTIHSGLSIPNVSGGEPLGKFQPWSVYAIEPFATLPKAAGEVREREPGNILHLVKLKRPKAEPQRGAYEEIYRRFRTLPFARRWVSGSGEAVRALLAERFIYEYPVLVEASGMPIAQAEYTVITTDRESIIIT; this is encoded by the coding sequence TTGCTCGCGCAATATGCGCCAGCGGGGTTGTGGTCAAGGTTGTTCGACGAGGAGGACGTGGAGAAGCTGCTGCTCGCCGGGAAGATAGCCAGAACGGTCAGGCAGGCCGTCCCGCGGATGGTCTTCCACGGGGCGAGCGTGTTAGGCATATGCGAATGGGTCGAGTCCGAGATCGCCAGGATGGGCGGGAGCCCGGCATTCCCCTGCAACGTCAGCATAAACGAGGTAGGGGCACACTACACGTCCCCGCCTTCCGACACGACCGTTGTCCCGGACGGATCGCTGGTCAAGGTCGACCTCGGCGTCCACATAGACGGGTTCATAGCAGACACCGCGGTGACCATCTCGGTCGGGTCGGAGTTCGAGGACATGATAAAAGCAGTCGAACTCGCGCTGGAGAGGGGCGTCCAGGCGGTCAAAGTCGGGGCGAAGATAGGGGAGGTTGGGCCACTGGTCGAGAGGACGATCAGGTCGATGGGCTACAAGCCGATAAGGAACCTCACGGGGCACCAGATCGAGCAGTACACGATCCACAGCGGCCTGAGTATACCTAACGTCTCTGGGGGGGAGCCGCTCGGGAAGTTCCAACCCTGGTCGGTCTACGCTATAGAGCCCTTCGCCACCCTCCCCAAGGCAGCAGGCGAGGTGAGGGAGAGGGAGCCGGGGAACATCCTGCACCTGGTTAAGCTGAAACGCCCGAAGGCCGAGCCTCAGAGGGGGGCATACGAGGAGATCTACAGGAGGTTCAGGACGCTGCCTTTCGCCAGGAGGTGGGTCTCGGGCAGCGGCGAAGCGGTCAGGGCACTGCTTGCGGAGAGGTTCATCTATGAGTACCCCGTCCTCGTCGAGGCTTCTGGCATGCCCATAGCGCAGGCCGAGTATACAGTGATCACGACTGACAGGGAATCGATCATCATAACCTAG
- a CDS encoding biotin transporter BioY, producing the protein MERKTSRAKELTLAAVFAALTAVGALISIPLPLNLVPLSLQTLFLYLSVLILKDRAPLSQAIYLMMGAVGLPVFARGMAGYAVLIGPTGGFLFGFLLASFASGWLMRRAGGRGYADFAAVGLCMVVVFALGWVWLAGWMGWNFWAALWAGVIPFLPGDLLKAAVAVGVAKKIRL; encoded by the coding sequence GTGGAGCGCAAGACCTCGCGCGCAAAGGAACTGACCCTGGCAGCGGTATTCGCCGCGCTGACGGCGGTCGGGGCACTCATATCCATTCCGCTACCGTTAAACCTTGTCCCGTTGAGTCTTCAGACGCTTTTCCTCTACCTCTCCGTTTTGATCCTAAAAGATAGGGCGCCCCTTAGCCAGGCAATATACCTTATGATGGGGGCGGTCGGTCTCCCCGTTTTTGCGAGGGGGATGGCCGGATACGCGGTACTGATAGGACCTACAGGAGGGTTCCTGTTCGGTTTCCTGCTTGCTTCGTTCGCATCGGGCTGGCTAATGCGCAGGGCAGGGGGGAGGGGATACGCAGACTTCGCCGCGGTGGGATTGTGCATGGTCGTAGTCTTCGCCCTCGGATGGGTCTGGCTCGCGGGGTGGATGGGCTGGAATTTCTGGGCAGCGCTCTGGGCGGGGGTGATACCGTTCCTTCCTGGCGATCTGTTGAAGGCCGCGGTGGCTGTCGGGGTAGCCAAAAAAATTAGGCTTTGA
- a CDS encoding S8 family serine peptidase, giving the protein MIISPVIAAPKVNLTAYATWDYDMVNLEKVESLYTGKGVYVAVLDTGLAPNWKDYFPKERIATDLGKGFKEILTWDKKTGELVETGRIIETTFIGSTGSTHGTHVVSTILGYNYYAPADAAAGLPLPPIFVKGIAPEVTIIPVKVLSDYNIPAPHGGGGSEVFGTDRAVAAGIDYATDLAIAGYRPMIVTMSLGGPEPTEVIEAAINRAIENGVIVVAAAGNEGESGMSYPGAYPQVISVGACGWTYEWYWPNEIAPPPRYRLWWLQEYTWGFNDLPEDKEELVGQVYITDWSSREIAELGQQLDVVAPGSWVRGPYPGLPGYSHLPWWSNGLGWYFGRNPGNFYYLGGTSMATPHVTGIVALMLQKNPNLNQTQVEEILKTTALPIPEGSASVYDFDHWAEFSWYSNATGAGLVQADEALAQS; this is encoded by the coding sequence GTGATTATCTCTCCAGTGATAGCTGCGCCGAAGGTCAATCTAACAGCCTATGCCACTTGGGACTATGACATGGTCAACCTGGAGAAGGTGGAGTCGCTGTACACTGGCAAGGGAGTCTACGTGGCGGTACTGGACACAGGCCTCGCCCCGAACTGGAAGGACTACTTCCCTAAGGAGAGGATCGCCACGGATCTTGGTAAGGGGTTCAAGGAGATCCTGACCTGGGACAAGAAGACCGGGGAGTTGGTAGAAACAGGAAGGATCATCGAGACGACCTTCATCGGGTCGACCGGCAGCACACACGGAACCCACGTCGTGAGCACGATACTCGGATACAACTACTACGCCCCCGCAGATGCCGCCGCTGGTCTGCCGCTGCCTCCGATATTCGTCAAGGGGATCGCGCCTGAGGTTACCATAATCCCTGTGAAGGTTCTGTCCGACTATAATATCCCCGCTCCTCACGGCGGTGGAGGCTCCGAAGTCTTTGGGACCGACCGGGCCGTCGCAGCCGGGATCGACTACGCAACCGACCTGGCGATCGCTGGGTATCGCCCTATGATAGTGACGATGAGCCTCGGAGGTCCGGAGCCAACAGAAGTAATTGAGGCGGCGATAAACCGTGCTATCGAAAATGGGGTAATCGTGGTCGCGGCTGCAGGCAACGAGGGCGAATCCGGTATGAGCTATCCGGGGGCATATCCCCAGGTGATCTCAGTTGGTGCATGCGGCTGGACATACGAATGGTACTGGCCAAATGAAATTGCGCCCCCGCCGCGATACCGACTCTGGTGGCTCCAGGAGTACACATGGGGTTTCAACGATCTGCCAGAGGACAAAGAGGAATTGGTTGGACAAGTCTACATTACTGACTGGAGTAGCAGGGAAATAGCCGAGTTAGGTCAGCAGTTGGACGTCGTGGCTCCCGGGAGCTGGGTCAGAGGGCCGTATCCTGGATTACCTGGGTACAGCCACCTTCCGTGGTGGAGCAACGGACTCGGGTGGTATTTCGGCCGTAACCCTGGCAACTTCTATTACCTCGGCGGCACGAGCATGGCGACACCCCACGTTACCGGAATTGTTGCATTGATGCTGCAAAAGAATCCAAATCTGAACCAGACACAGGTGGAGGAAATACTCAAAACCACTGCCCTGCCAATACCTGAAGGGTCTGCTTCGGTATACGACTTTGACCACTGGGCGGAATTCTCTTGGTATTCGAATGCGACAGGCGCAGGCCTAGTTCAGGCAGATGAAGCCCTAGCGCAATCTTAA
- a CDS encoding arginine decarboxylase, pyruvoyl-dependent — protein MIPTKVFFVKGVGVHRERLAAFELALRDAGIEKFNLVNVSSIFPPNCQIISKDEGLRHLSPGQIVYCVMARNETNEPNRLISAAIGLAVPHDRNSYGYLAEHHDYGMKGEKAGEYAEDLAATMLATTLGIPFDPNQAWEEREQLYKASGLIIRTTHVVQSAEGHKDGLWTCVVAAAILVT, from the coding sequence ATGATACCAACAAAAGTTTTCTTCGTCAAGGGCGTGGGGGTCCACAGGGAGCGGTTGGCTGCATTCGAGCTCGCCCTCCGCGACGCCGGAATAGAAAAGTTCAACCTTGTGAACGTCTCGAGCATATTCCCCCCGAACTGCCAGATAATCTCGAAGGACGAGGGTCTGAGGCACCTCTCCCCCGGTCAGATAGTATACTGCGTGATGGCCAGGAACGAGACGAACGAGCCGAACAGGCTTATCTCCGCCGCCATTGGGCTCGCCGTCCCGCACGACCGTAACAGCTACGGCTACCTCGCCGAGCACCACGACTACGGGATGAAGGGCGAGAAGGCTGGGGAGTACGCCGAGGACCTTGCAGCCACGATGCTCGCAACGACCCTGGGGATCCCGTTCGACCCCAACCAGGCGTGGGAGGAGAGGGAGCAGCTCTACAAGGCGAGCGGCCTCATCATAAGGACGACCCATGTCGTGCAGTCCGCCGAGGGCCACAAGGACGGGCTGTGGACGTGCGTGGTCGCAGCGGCAATACTCGTGACCTGA
- a CDS encoding SPFH domain-containing protein — protein MPIIERVAWDHAGPEEIAYRFPKLTLKFGSQVIVMENQWAVFFRDGKAYDVFGPGRHTITSANIPLLTAALSKLGLMDKIFDCEVIFVSNSQMRANFGGTAYSAPSGDIKYQAELGYYGYALYKVEEPKLFVIEFFGNRGAMTSKDVESYIRGFVNERIINEFGQHDIFELVKNVDATTDKVALKISDEAARIGLRIIDAVFEGVKIPEEARRFASGMGQQAMMMQYMKETASELKDSQGGGAAAAGLGAGVGLGMPFILAQQMGQAGAQMPQQVVLCPSCGAKNPVNTKFCGNCGGSLLPLAKQTCPNCKAEVPENFKFCPNCGSPMKKPEQPVCPKCGEKSPPGTKFCGNCGQKL, from the coding sequence ATGCCAATCATAGAGAGGGTTGCTTGGGACCATGCAGGTCCAGAGGAGATCGCATACCGTTTCCCTAAATTGACACTCAAGTTTGGCAGCCAGGTAATAGTGATGGAGAACCAGTGGGCTGTCTTCTTCAGGGACGGGAAAGCATACGACGTATTCGGGCCCGGGAGGCATACGATAACCAGCGCCAACATCCCGCTGCTCACGGCAGCGCTCAGCAAACTCGGTTTGATGGACAAGATCTTCGACTGCGAGGTCATATTTGTCTCAAACAGCCAAATGAGGGCGAACTTCGGCGGAACCGCCTACTCGGCCCCGAGTGGCGACATAAAGTACCAGGCGGAGCTCGGGTACTACGGGTATGCACTTTACAAGGTCGAGGAGCCCAAGCTCTTCGTGATCGAGTTCTTCGGCAACCGCGGGGCAATGACCTCAAAGGATGTTGAGAGTTACATAAGGGGTTTTGTAAACGAGAGGATCATCAACGAGTTCGGGCAACACGACATCTTCGAACTGGTCAAGAACGTCGATGCCACGACGGACAAGGTGGCACTCAAGATCAGCGACGAGGCTGCCAGGATCGGTCTAAGGATAATCGACGCCGTCTTCGAGGGGGTGAAGATACCTGAAGAGGCCAGGCGCTTCGCCTCGGGGATGGGACAGCAGGCAATGATGATGCAGTACATGAAGGAGACCGCCTCAGAGCTGAAGGACAGCCAGGGTGGGGGCGCTGCAGCCGCGGGCCTCGGTGCAGGCGTAGGCCTCGGGATGCCGTTCATACTCGCCCAGCAGATGGGCCAAGCAGGGGCTCAGATGCCCCAGCAGGTGGTCCTGTGCCCCTCGTGCGGCGCGAAGAACCCCGTGAACACGAAGTTCTGCGGCAACTGCGGCGGCAGCCTGCTACCGCTGGCTAAACAGACCTGCCCCAACTGCAAGGCAGAAGTTCCAGAGAACTTTAAGTTCTGCCCCAACTGCGGCTCACCAATGAAAAAGCCCGAGCAACCTGTCTGCCCGAAGTGCGGCGAGAAGAGCCCGCCGGGGACAAAGTTCTGCGGGAACTGCGGGCAGAAACTCTAG
- a CDS encoding MM0924 family protein, translating to MESFIIGHLMNMEVDVYCGWSDKFSGKVVACADGVLTLETEKGVYTHIAIDKIVAIWKKKQPW from the coding sequence GTGGAGTCTTTCATAATCGGTCACCTGATGAACATGGAAGTGGACGTCTACTGCGGCTGGAGCGACAAATTCTCGGGCAAGGTAGTCGCATGCGCGGACGGGGTCTTAACACTCGAGACTGAAAAAGGCGTCTACACGCACATTGCCATCGACAAGATCGTAGCAATATGGAAGAAGAAGCAGCCCTGGTGA